In Ailuropoda melanoleuca isolate Jingjing chromosome X, ASM200744v2, whole genome shotgun sequence, a single genomic region encodes these proteins:
- the SLC25A53 gene encoding solute carrier family 25 member 53: MEEQNHSSGKELQSRTRAESPGKKSWHSQAYALGAVSNFMSTFLTFPIYKVVFRQQIHAMAVSQAVQQLWHEGPQYFYRGIYPPLLSKTLQGTLLFGTYDSLLCSLSPVGPHSLQHRWAAGLMSGVVEAVALSPFERVQNVLQDGRKQARFPSTVSILKEFNSYGLWGRLSLGYYRGFWPVLLRNSLGSALYFSFKDPIQDGLAEQGLPNWVPALVSGSVNGTITCLVLYPLIVLVANMQSHIGWQSMPSLWASAQDVWDTRGRKVFLIYRGGSLVILRSSVTWGLTTAIHDFLQRRSHSKKELKD, encoded by the coding sequence ATGGAGGAACAGAACCACTCTTCTGGAAAGGAGCTTCAGTCCAGGACACGAGCAGAGTCTCCAGGAAAGAAAAGCTGGCACTCCCAGGCCTATGCCCTTGGGGCCGTTTCCAACTTTATGTCTACTTTTCTGACTTTCCCTATCTATAAGGTTGTGTTCCGGCAGCAGATCCATGCCATGGCAGTGTCACAGGCTGTGCAACAGCTTTGGCATGAAGGCCCTCAATATTTCTACCGGGGAATATACCCACCTCTTCTCTCCAAGACATTGCAAGGGACTCTGTTGTTTGGGACTTATGATAGcctgctctgttctctctctcctgttggGCCACACTCCCTGCAACACCGCTGGGCTGCAGGGCTCATGTCTGGCGTGGTGGAGGCTGTGGCACTGAGCCCCTTTGAAAGGGTGCAAAATGTGCTCCAGGATGGTCGCAAGCAAGCCCGCTTTCCCAGCACTGTCAGCATTCTGAAGGAATTCAACTCTTACGGGCTTTGGGGGCGGCTGTCACTGGGCTACTATCGTGGTTTCTGGCCTGTCCTTCTCAGGAACAGCCTGGGGAGTGCtctgtatttttccttcaagGACCCTATTCAGGATGGCTTGGCAGAGCAAGGCCTGCCCAATTGGGTTCCTGCCTTAGTGTCTGGGAGTGTCAATGGAACAATCACCTGCCTAGTTCTGTATCCCCTGATTGTGCTGGTGGCCAATATGCAGTCCCATATTGGCTGGCAGAGCATGCCAAGCCTGTGGGCCTCTGCCCAGGACGTGTGGGACACTCGGGGCCGAAAGGTGTTCCTGATCTACCGTGGAGGCTCCCTTGTCATCCTAAGGTCCAGCGTGACATGGGGCCTCACTACTGCTATCCATGACTTCCTGCAGAGGAGGTCGCATTCCAAGAAAGAGCTGAAAGACTGA
- the ZCCHC18 gene encoding zinc finger CCHC domain-containing protein 18 — protein sequence MASIIARVGNSRGQNTPLPPWAHSILRSLGRSLGPLRVHMAERNVKLFSGRVVPAQGEETFENWLIQVNGVLPDWNMSEEEKLKRLMKTLRGPAREVMRLLQAANPNLSVADFLRAMKLVFGESESSVTAHGKFFNTLQAQGEKASLYVIRLEVQLQNAIQAGIIAQKDANQTRLHQVLLGAELNRDLHFRLKHLLRMYANEQEHLPDFLELIKMIREEEDWNDTFMKPKRPKRSELILERAVSPVAFQSPQPIAISSADCNVIEVDDTLDDSDEDVILVESQDPVLTSMDATPLRGSARPLDPVLVIDSSNSSWAQSPSTSGGLGYKDNGPGDMRRARKRKHTIFCSYCGEEGHSKETCNRESNKAQVFENLIITLQELTRTEKERLKDVPGKHSDLSGPLVRCYNEP from the coding sequence ATGGCTAGCATCATTGCACGTGTCGGTAATAGCCGGGGCCAAAACACACCCTTGCCACCTTGGGCCCATTCAATTTTGAGGTCTCTGGGGAGGAGTCTTGGTCCTTTAAGGGTCCACATGGCGGAAAGAAATGTGAAGTTGTTCTCTGGGAGGGTAGTGCCAGCCCAAGGGGAAGAAACCTTTGAAAACTGGCTGATCCAAGTCAATGGGGTCCTGCCCGATTGGAATATGTCTGAGGAGGAGAAGCTCAAACGCTTGATGAAAACCCTTAGGGGCCCTGCCCGGGAGGTCATGCGTTTGCTCCAGGCCGCCAACCCCAATCTAAGTGTGGCTGATTTCTTGCGGGCGATGAAACTGGTGTTTGGCGAGTCTGAAAGCAGTGTCACCGCCCATGGTAAATTTTTTAACACTTTGCAGGCACAAGGGGAGAAAGCCTCTCTTTATGTGATCCGTTTAGAAGTGCAGCTCCAGAACGCTATCCAGGCAGGGATCATAGCTCAGAAAGATGCCAACCAGACTCGCCTGCACCAGGTCCTTTTAGGAGCTGAGCTAAATAGGGACCTGCACTTTAGGCTGAAACATCTTCTCAGGATGTATGCAAATGAGCAGGAGCATCTTCCTGATTTCTTGGAGTTAATCAAGATGATAAGGGAGGAAGAGGACTGGAATGACACTTTTATGAAACCAAAGCGGCCCAAAAGGTCTGAGCTCATCTTGGAGAGGGCAGTGAGCCCTGTAGCATTTCAGAGCCCCCAGCCAATAGCAATCAGCAGTGCTGACTGCAACGTGATAGAGGTAGATGATACCCTTGATGACTCAGATGAGGATGTGATCCTGGTGGAGTCTCAGGACCCTGTACTTACATCCATGGATGCCACGCCCCTCAGGGGCAGTGCCAGACCTCTCGATCCAGTACTGGTCATTGATTCCTCCAACAGTTCCTGGGCTCAATCTCCTTCCACCAGTGGGGGTTTGGGGTATAAGGATAATGGTCCTGGGGATATGCGTAGAGCCAGGAAGCGAAAACACACAATCTTCTGTTCCTATTGTGGCGAGGAGGGCCACTCAAAGGAAACTTGTAACAGGGAGAGCAACAAGGCCCAGGTGTTTGAGAATCTGATCATCACTCTTCAGGAGCTGACACGTACGGAGAAGGAGAGGTTAAAAGACGTTCCTGGCAAACACagtgacctctctgggcctctagTAAGGTGCTACAATGAGCCCTAA
- the LOC100482398 gene encoding uncharacterized protein LOC100482398 isoform X3, which produces MVLGSRSQSLKETQRKPKRHPVSKRGGRRVKMEGVKEKESEREAANSRGRGDWKAASAAVHAGASAAHQGGTGHQSQIRT; this is translated from the exons ATGGTACTGGGGAGCAGAAGCCAAAGTCTGAAGGAAACCCAAAGGAAACCAAAGAG GCATCCGGTCTCAAAGCGCGGAGGGAGGAGAGTCAAGATGGAAggggtgaaggagaaagaaagcgaACGGGAAGCAGCAAACTCACGG GGCCGCGGGGACTGGAAGGCGGCATCCGCAGCTGTCCACGCCGGAGCATCCGCTGCCCACCAGGGGGGCACAG GCCATCAAAGCCAAATCCGAACTTGA
- the LOC100482398 gene encoding uncharacterized protein LOC100482398 isoform X1 gives MASRPEAERGGRPRAPLIGHAAPLVKLFRVNGQRLSEAAAAGRAQPVGGSGRGCGGNRATSSWLPLAGRLCCAAPSGSSGSLSGGSVLILFSCRAAGTGRRHPQLSTPEHPLPTRGAQAIKAKSELEFCAGDCRAGRPTISWGNM, from the exons ATGGCCTCGCGGCCGGAGGCTGAGAGGGGAGGCCGCCCCCGCGCCCCGCTGATTGGCCACGCTGCCCCGCTCGTCAAGCTCTTTCGTGTCAATGGGCAGAGGCTAAGTGAAGCGGCGGCTGCTGGGAGGGCCCAGCCGGTGGGCGGGAGCGGCCGCGGCTGCGGTGGGAACCGCGCTACCTCTTCTTGGCTACCCCTTGCTGGGCGGCTGTGCTGTGCAGCTCCGTCTGGCAGCTCCGGTTCGCTCAGCGGCGGGAGTGTCCTCATCCTTTTCTCCTGCAGGGCCGCGGGGACTGGAAGGCGGCATCCGCAGCTGTCCACGCCGGAGCATCCGCTGCCCACCAGGGGGGCACAG GCCATCAAAGCCAAATCCGAACTTGAATTCTGTGCAGGCGATTGCAGAGCTGGTAGGCCAACAATTTCCTGGGGGAACATGTAA
- the LOC100482398 gene encoding uncharacterized protein LOC100482398 isoform X2: MASRPEAERGGRPRAPLIGHAAPLVKLFRVNGQRLSEAAAAGRAQPVGGSGRGCGGNRATSSWLPLAGRLCCAAPSGSSGSLSGGSVLILFSCRAAGTGRRHPQLSTPEHPLPTRGAQAIKAKSELEFCAGDCRAVLTP; the protein is encoded by the exons ATGGCCTCGCGGCCGGAGGCTGAGAGGGGAGGCCGCCCCCGCGCCCCGCTGATTGGCCACGCTGCCCCGCTCGTCAAGCTCTTTCGTGTCAATGGGCAGAGGCTAAGTGAAGCGGCGGCTGCTGGGAGGGCCCAGCCGGTGGGCGGGAGCGGCCGCGGCTGCGGTGGGAACCGCGCTACCTCTTCTTGGCTACCCCTTGCTGGGCGGCTGTGCTGTGCAGCTCCGTCTGGCAGCTCCGGTTCGCTCAGCGGCGGGAGTGTCCTCATCCTTTTCTCCTGCAGGGCCGCGGGGACTGGAAGGCGGCATCCGCAGCTGTCCACGCCGGAGCATCCGCTGCCCACCAGGGGGGCACAG GCCATCAAAGCCAAATCCGAACTTGAATTCTGTGCAGGCGATTGCAGAGCTG TCTTGACGCCCTGA